Proteins from a single region of Acidovorax sp. NCPPB 3576:
- a CDS encoding TIGR03745 family integrating conjugative element membrane protein produces the protein MPSSRLQRLQALARNTFALARDRAARALLAPSVALLCTPALAALPNVHKPTEAIGGGTVAEGDWLGYFGGYFKAGLTVLGLVLAAVGLVYVVAGALAKWRAYSAGKADISDLKEYFIMGAIFAVMLVMLVTQALEVLK, from the coding sequence ATGCCATCGTCCCGACTTCAACGCCTCCAGGCGCTCGCCCGCAACACCTTCGCCCTCGCCCGGGATCGCGCAGCCCGCGCGCTGCTCGCGCCATCGGTCGCCCTGCTCTGCACCCCGGCCCTGGCCGCCTTGCCCAACGTGCATAAGCCGACCGAGGCGATCGGCGGCGGCACGGTCGCCGAAGGCGATTGGCTCGGGTATTTCGGAGGGTATTTCAAGGCGGGCCTGACCGTGCTGGGCCTGGTGCTTGCGGCCGTCGGGCTGGTCTACGTGGTGGCCGGTGCGCTTGCCAAATGGCGTGCTTATTCCGCTGGCAAGGCCGACATATCCGACCTGAAGGAATACTTCATCATGGGCGCGATCTTCGCGGTCATGCTGGTCATGCTGGTGACCCAGGCGCTGGAAGTGCTGAAGTGA
- a CDS encoding PFL_4695 family integrating conjugative element protein produces the protein MWTAAANAGQPALQQIHGSDATVPVAPYLAALVGGEDQEGVMQGVAFPLRTQLRQGVLTAEGVAVFNARWMTQPIVVMGTDWASLQWLQLHQDRLRGLGAAVIVVAADSEDEFKTLQRAAAGVPVAPAQSPWLESRMRAAGVAIYPILIDLDGRARQVLFDGAEDDLGKIGKGTP, from the coding sequence ATGTGGACTGCTGCTGCGAACGCCGGCCAGCCTGCACTGCAACAGATCCATGGCAGCGATGCCACCGTGCCAGTGGCTCCCTACCTGGCCGCGCTCGTGGGCGGCGAGGACCAAGAAGGCGTGATGCAGGGCGTGGCATTCCCGCTTCGCACCCAGCTGCGCCAGGGCGTGCTGACCGCCGAGGGAGTGGCCGTTTTCAACGCCCGCTGGATGACCCAACCCATCGTCGTGATGGGCACCGACTGGGCATCGCTGCAGTGGCTGCAACTGCACCAGGACCGTCTGCGTGGCCTTGGTGCCGCGGTGATCGTCGTCGCCGCCGACAGCGAGGACGAGTTCAAGACGCTGCAGCGCGCCGCAGCCGGTGTGCCGGTTGCGCCCGCGCAGAGTCCATGGCTGGAGTCCCGCATGCGTGCGGCCGGCGTTGCCATCTACCCCATCCTCATCGACCTCGATGGCCGGGCGCGCCAGGTCCTCTTCGACGGTGCCGAGGACGATCTCGGGAAAATCGGGAAAGGCACGCCATGA
- a CDS encoding DUF3262 family protein: MNQTMREAFRTGSGADPAAFKTTLTLIVSAVVLTFFAWIVLQLMDAYRHERITAVEATVAGVKAMVLLSLVFYVVV, encoded by the coding sequence ATGAACCAGACCATGCGCGAGGCCTTCCGCACCGGCTCGGGCGCCGATCCCGCGGCCTTCAAGACCACGCTCACGCTCATCGTGAGCGCCGTGGTCCTGACCTTCTTCGCCTGGATCGTGCTGCAACTCATGGATGCCTACCGCCACGAGCGCATCACCGCGGTGGAGGCCACCGTCGCCGGCGTCAAGGCCATGGTGCTGCTCTCGCTCGTCTTCTACGTCGTGGTCTAG
- the traD gene encoding type IV conjugative transfer system coupling protein TraD, translated as MKNHAVLEALLRPPIELWSVAMAWGVALVAVVAPWALMMPPLLGWVAAVIAFAFGYQRLRQALQILRYQHYMKYYKVTRISPSKIPVGKDEYYLGEGFEWTQLHTQRKRDATRTEAEPFVKPSATEVAMRRWGTKLNEDMQAKLRRNPSEPTLLVRALAGALASEAWFNPLRSYPDLGGSPILHGVGALQEGPVKMRQSSRSGHMIVMGTTRVGKTRMLEMFATQDIHAGHVTIVIDPKGDAELMLRLYAEAARAGRLDQFYLFHLGYPEISARYNGIGNFARITEVATRATNALPSSGNSAAFKEFSWRFTNIVAQAQVALGRVPTYETLLKDVTGIDGLFMDYARMIFTRLAQQGQHTEWEKRVAALEAVVGTKGGPAVPRSLADRTPDLVAMFLWIRDSKVEDTVLRGLAAAFSYERSFYEKIIASLGPFLEKLTTGAVGKLISPDYFDASDKRPVFDWMTVMRQGGIVYVGLDALSDSVVSSAVGNSMLADLVSVGGKLYKTGLDPHHPDGKLQLPTVCCHFDEVNEIAGPEFVPMVNKLGGSGFRITAYTQSMFDIEARVGDKAKAGQILDNFNHLVMLRVRSVTTANLLAEQVPQVEVVHLTPMSGVTDTAAQGTGVDFTSRNDDIVTTTKVAMIEAADLLSLPQGQAFALLEGNRRFKIRIPLADSTNDPFVPESLKKVASDMRNRYRTSEQWAKETDWMGDWMSAQPLGAAAADLIATDLAQEDAGAHETAVNEAVMTSTALGQIMRHGS; from the coding sequence ATGAAGAACCACGCGGTCCTGGAGGCGCTGCTGCGCCCGCCCATTGAGTTGTGGAGCGTGGCCATGGCCTGGGGCGTGGCCCTGGTGGCGGTCGTCGCGCCGTGGGCGCTCATGATGCCGCCCCTGCTGGGCTGGGTGGCGGCAGTGATCGCCTTCGCGTTCGGCTACCAGCGCCTGCGCCAGGCGCTGCAGATCCTGCGCTACCAGCACTACATGAAGTATTACAAGGTCACGCGCATCTCGCCGTCCAAGATCCCGGTAGGCAAGGATGAGTATTACCTGGGAGAAGGCTTCGAGTGGACGCAACTGCACACCCAGCGCAAGCGGGATGCCACGCGCACGGAAGCCGAGCCGTTCGTGAAGCCCAGCGCCACAGAGGTCGCCATGCGCCGCTGGGGCACGAAGCTCAACGAGGACATGCAGGCGAAGCTGCGCAGGAATCCCTCCGAGCCCACCTTGCTCGTGCGCGCCCTCGCGGGCGCCCTGGCCAGCGAAGCCTGGTTCAATCCCCTGCGCTCCTATCCTGACCTGGGCGGCTCGCCCATCCTGCACGGCGTGGGTGCGCTGCAGGAAGGCCCCGTCAAGATGCGCCAGTCTTCGCGCTCCGGCCACATGATCGTCATGGGCACCACGCGTGTGGGCAAGACGCGCATGCTGGAGATGTTCGCCACCCAGGACATCCACGCCGGCCACGTGACCATCGTGATCGATCCCAAGGGTGACGCGGAATTGATGCTGCGTCTGTACGCGGAAGCCGCCCGCGCAGGTCGGCTGGACCAGTTCTACCTGTTCCATTTGGGCTACCCCGAGATTTCCGCGCGATACAACGGCATCGGCAATTTCGCGCGCATCACCGAGGTGGCCACGCGCGCGACCAATGCCCTGCCGTCCTCTGGCAACTCGGCCGCGTTCAAGGAGTTCTCCTGGCGCTTCACCAACATCGTGGCGCAGGCCCAGGTGGCGCTCGGGCGCGTGCCGACCTACGAGACGCTGCTCAAAGACGTGACCGGCATCGACGGGCTGTTCATGGACTACGCCCGGATGATCTTCACGCGCCTGGCACAACAAGGTCAACACACCGAATGGGAGAAGCGGGTCGCCGCCCTCGAAGCGGTCGTGGGCACCAAGGGTGGGCCAGCCGTGCCGCGCAGCCTGGCCGACCGCACGCCCGATTTGGTGGCGATGTTCCTCTGGATCAGGGACTCCAAGGTCGAGGACACGGTGTTGCGAGGCCTGGCCGCCGCGTTCAGCTACGAGCGATCGTTCTACGAGAAGATCATCGCCAGCCTCGGGCCGTTCCTCGAAAAGCTCACCACCGGCGCCGTGGGCAAGCTGATCTCCCCGGACTACTTCGATGCCAGCGACAAACGGCCGGTCTTCGACTGGATGACCGTGATGCGCCAGGGCGGCATCGTCTATGTGGGCCTGGATGCCCTGTCCGACTCGGTGGTGTCCTCGGCCGTGGGCAATTCCATGCTGGCCGACCTCGTGAGCGTGGGCGGCAAGCTCTACAAGACCGGGCTTGATCCGCACCACCCGGATGGCAAGCTGCAACTGCCCACCGTGTGCTGCCACTTCGATGAGGTCAATGAGATCGCAGGCCCCGAATTCGTGCCCATGGTCAACAAGCTGGGCGGGTCGGGCTTTCGGATCACGGCCTACACGCAGTCGATGTTCGACATTGAGGCGCGCGTGGGCGACAAGGCCAAGGCCGGGCAGATCCTGGACAACTTCAATCACCTGGTGATGCTGCGGGTGCGTTCGGTCACCACGGCCAACCTGCTGGCCGAGCAGGTGCCGCAAGTGGAGGTCGTGCACCTCACGCCCATGTCCGGCGTCACCGACACGGCGGCGCAGGGCACGGGCGTGGACTTCACGTCCCGCAACGACGACATCGTGACCACCACCAAGGTGGCGATGATCGAGGCGGCCGACCTTCTCAGCCTGCCGCAGGGCCAGGCGTTCGCGCTGCTGGAGGGAAACCGACGCTTCAAGATTCGCATCCCGCTGGCGGACTCCACCAACGATCCGTTCGTTCCCGAGTCGCTCAAGAAGGTGGCCAGCGACATGCGCAACCGCTACCGCACCAGCGAGCAATGGGCCAAGGAGACGGACTGGATGGGCGACTGGATGTCCGCGCAGCCGTTGGGCGCTGCGGCCGCGGACCTGATCGCCACCGACCTGGCGCAGGAGGACGCGGGTGCACATGAAACCGCTGTGAATGAGGCCGTGATGACCAGCACCGCCCTGGGTCAGATCATGAGGCACGGATCATGA
- a CDS encoding TIGR03747 family integrating conjugative element membrane protein, protein MSGAPPKGPVRPRTRGPVELALEIGIGLTFVALFSWFVGILIEIGGMYWLWKDEGAGHARTLVEQDLGYIAAAPRSLLVPDTVAFSRQIVRWVEMPYERLGVLRWYDRFNGPQAAAEPNPSSANAAGGNPLSKGMGRASRSMGKLLSQWALVSMYVAQDVLLRMSVALFALPAFVLACLVGAVDGLVRRDLRRWGGGRESSFVYHHAKRYTAWSLTGGFGLYLTWPFGGFNPAYMVLVFTVLVAATLSTTVAAFKKYV, encoded by the coding sequence ATGAGCGGCGCTCCTCCCAAGGGACCGGTGCGCCCTCGCACGCGCGGCCCCGTCGAACTCGCGCTGGAGATCGGCATCGGCCTGACCTTCGTGGCGCTGTTCTCCTGGTTCGTGGGCATCCTCATCGAGATCGGCGGGATGTACTGGCTCTGGAAAGACGAGGGTGCGGGCCATGCGCGCACGCTGGTGGAGCAGGACCTGGGCTACATCGCCGCGGCACCGCGCAGCCTCCTGGTGCCGGACACGGTGGCGTTTTCCCGGCAAATCGTGCGATGGGTGGAGATGCCCTACGAGCGCCTCGGCGTGCTGCGCTGGTACGACCGCTTCAACGGTCCGCAGGCGGCAGCAGAGCCCAACCCCTCCAGCGCCAACGCAGCCGGGGGAAATCCGTTGTCCAAAGGCATGGGGCGGGCCAGCCGCTCCATGGGCAAGCTCCTGTCGCAATGGGCGCTGGTCTCGATGTACGTCGCGCAGGACGTGCTGCTGCGCATGTCGGTGGCGCTCTTCGCCCTGCCCGCCTTCGTCCTCGCCTGCCTGGTGGGGGCCGTCGATGGCCTGGTGCGCCGCGATCTGCGCCGCTGGGGCGGCGGGCGTGAAAGCTCCTTCGTCTATCACCACGCCAAGCGCTACACCGCCTGGTCGCTCACCGGCGGCTTCGGCCTCTATCTCACCTGGCCCTTCGGCGGCTTCAACCCCGCCTACATGGTCCTTGTCTTCACCGTCCTAGTCGCCGCCACCCTCTCGACCACCGTGGCGGCATTCAAGAAATATGTCTGA
- a CDS encoding integrative conjugative element protein, RAQPRD family has protein sequence MQSPPSHETGQRCRSAWLIALLLAAGAAATAPAHAGDEDTEREHLARIAHEIERVQAMVATAAQDAPTGQRVKFRYDWLSSDLQMLREGIERHTDTPRQPRPVAPLRGDYRQ, from the coding sequence ATGCAATCCCCGCCCTCCCACGAAACTGGCCAACGCTGCCGCAGTGCCTGGCTGATCGCCCTGCTGCTGGCGGCGGGCGCGGCCGCAACCGCTCCCGCGCATGCCGGCGACGAGGACACCGAGCGCGAGCACCTGGCGCGCATCGCGCACGAGATCGAGCGCGTGCAGGCCATGGTGGCCACCGCCGCGCAGGATGCGCCCACCGGCCAGCGCGTCAAGTTCCGCTACGACTGGCTGTCCAGTGACTTGCAGATGCTCCGCGAGGGCATCGAGCGGCACACCGACACCCCGCGCCAGCCACGGCCCGTGGCACCGCTGCGCGGCGACTACCGCCAGTGA
- the pilL2 gene encoding PFGI-1 class ICE element type IV pilus protein PilL2, which produces MLGWLAMPAKAQAVGDGSVRIGRYSTQQAVPVASASDPLAVFATITFPRQQVRTVGDAVRHTLLRTGWQLVDVAALSPEASRFLALPLPESQRMLGPYRVQDILDLLLGTTWQWHRDPVQRRLWFTVTPAYAQLTQTHAAEASASASTQAVADRDARSSPGVPLDAAPADAKEADDAAAR; this is translated from the coding sequence GTGCTTGGCTGGCTGGCGATGCCGGCAAAGGCGCAGGCGGTAGGAGATGGCTCGGTGCGCATCGGCCGCTACAGCACGCAGCAGGCGGTGCCGGTAGCGAGCGCGAGCGATCCGCTCGCCGTCTTCGCCACCATCACCTTCCCGCGCCAGCAGGTGAGGACCGTGGGGGACGCCGTGCGCCATACGCTCCTGCGCACCGGCTGGCAGCTGGTCGATGTCGCCGCTCTCTCGCCCGAAGCCTCTCGCTTCCTGGCACTGCCGCTCCCCGAGTCGCAACGCATGTTAGGTCCCTACCGAGTGCAGGACATCCTGGACTTGCTGCTGGGGACCACCTGGCAGTGGCACCGCGATCCGGTGCAAAGGCGTCTCTGGTTCACCGTGACGCCTGCCTATGCCCAGTTGACGCAGACCCACGCTGCCGAGGCTTCGGCCAGTGCGTCCACGCAAGCCGTGGCCGACCGGGATGCTCGGTCTTCACCGGGCGTGCCGCTGGACGCCGCACCCGCCGATGCCAAGGAGGCCGACGATGCAGCAGCACGTTGA
- a CDS encoding TIGR03749 family integrating conjugative element protein, whose translation MTAHRTMHRFTYRLSALAAAASMLPCLPQAQEVRQLSLANVPPDMIDAGPQAGKPATNDIDLGQDLSPSGANPQPGSFGADSPARAAAQAARAGSSSAARTRRPPATGAAARGGVERTVFERAPIAVPLPVGRERLITLPAPAALHVPRDMESVARLEVIDRTLYATALVPFTTLRIVAELVDSGQQIPMDLVAGESTSAATSELEVFVVEPGKASGAAVSVASAAAAGAGAKEAEPEQPAADMVQLTRYAARMLYAPRRLAYDLPGVRQVEVGTQPVSGLLRGAQVEAAPLGQWRSGNLYVTAVRVTNRARTPLELPLEDIRGRWISATAQHGRIGPAGSDWDTTALYLVCERAFEACL comes from the coding sequence ATGACTGCTCACCGCACCATGCACCGCTTCACCTACCGACTCTCCGCGCTGGCCGCGGCCGCCTCGATGCTGCCCTGCCTGCCGCAGGCGCAGGAGGTCCGCCAACTCTCCCTGGCCAACGTCCCGCCGGACATGATCGACGCGGGGCCGCAAGCCGGCAAACCGGCCACGAACGACATCGACCTGGGACAGGATCTGTCTCCATCGGGTGCCAATCCGCAGCCTGGCTCATTCGGAGCCGACTCGCCCGCGAGGGCGGCCGCCCAGGCGGCGCGTGCTGGTAGCTCCTCGGCTGCCCGCACCCGCCGCCCGCCTGCCACGGGCGCCGCCGCTCGCGGTGGGGTGGAGCGCACGGTCTTCGAGCGGGCGCCCATCGCCGTGCCGCTGCCCGTGGGCCGTGAGCGGCTGATCACGCTGCCGGCGCCCGCTGCACTGCATGTTCCCCGAGACATGGAATCGGTGGCCCGCCTGGAGGTGATCGACCGCACCCTGTATGCCACGGCCCTTGTCCCCTTCACCACGCTGCGCATCGTCGCGGAACTGGTGGACAGCGGTCAGCAGATCCCGATGGACCTCGTAGCCGGCGAGAGCACTTCCGCGGCCACGTCCGAGCTGGAGGTGTTCGTGGTCGAGCCGGGCAAGGCTTCCGGCGCTGCGGTGTCCGTCGCCTCTGCCGCCGCTGCAGGGGCCGGCGCGAAGGAGGCAGAGCCCGAGCAGCCTGCGGCCGACATGGTGCAACTCACCCGCTATGCGGCGCGGATGCTCTACGCGCCGCGGCGCCTTGCCTACGACCTGCCTGGCGTGCGTCAGGTGGAGGTAGGCACGCAGCCCGTCTCCGGCCTGCTGCGTGGCGCGCAGGTGGAGGCCGCGCCCCTGGGCCAATGGCGCTCGGGCAACCTGTACGTGACGGCCGTGCGCGTGACCAACCGCGCCAGGACGCCCCTGGAGTTGCCGCTGGAGGACATCCGTGGGCGTTGGATCTCCGCGACCGCGCAGCACGGGCGCATCGGCCCGGCCGGCAGCGACTGGGACACCACCGCCCTGTACCTGGTATGCGAGCGCGCCTTCGAGGCCTGCCTGTAA
- a CDS encoding PFL_4703 family integrating conjugative element protein translates to MNPYLDALASARAQNATLRHAILIVAAMGALGMYYAHSMPKNLDLHLAPNVKAGDSVHVESGNAPVPDTNVYGFAYYIWQQVNRWQADGAKDYGSQIFALQAFVTPACRAQLEADMQSRYNSGELRSRTRQMTEIPGFGYSGARVVADGPDAWTVLLDMQLMESFRGQPVKDAFIRYPLRIVRYDVDREKNPWRMAIDCYGANRPARLEMSEVQAVRSGQAAPKLPTTLTPAALPRTADQRVDPNSPQATPLQAQGASASAPAGAAANTSTPPSSPSQ, encoded by the coding sequence ATGAATCCTTACCTCGACGCCCTGGCCTCGGCCCGGGCACAGAACGCCACGCTGCGCCACGCGATCCTCATCGTCGCCGCCATGGGCGCCCTGGGCATGTACTACGCCCACTCCATGCCCAAGAACCTGGACCTGCACCTGGCGCCCAACGTCAAGGCCGGCGACAGCGTGCACGTGGAGAGCGGCAACGCGCCCGTGCCCGACACCAACGTCTATGGCTTCGCCTACTACATCTGGCAGCAGGTCAACCGCTGGCAGGCCGATGGCGCCAAGGACTATGGCTCGCAGATCTTCGCCCTGCAAGCCTTCGTGACGCCGGCCTGCCGGGCCCAGCTCGAAGCGGACATGCAGTCGCGCTACAACAGCGGCGAGTTGCGCTCGCGCACGCGGCAGATGACCGAGATTCCCGGCTTCGGTTACTCCGGCGCGCGCGTGGTCGCGGACGGCCCGGATGCCTGGACCGTGCTGCTGGACATGCAGCTCATGGAGAGTTTCCGGGGCCAGCCCGTCAAGGATGCGTTCATCCGCTACCCGCTGCGCATCGTCCGCTACGACGTGGACCGCGAGAAGAATCCCTGGCGCATGGCCATCGACTGCTACGGCGCCAACCGTCCGGCGCGCCTGGAGATGAGCGAGGTGCAGGCGGTGCGCAGCGGCCAGGCCGCGCCCAAGCTGCCCACCACCCTCACGCCCGCTGCCCTACCGCGCACGGCCGACCAGCGTGTGGACCCCAACAGTCCCCAAGCCACTCCCCTGCAGGCCCAGGGCGCCTCGGCGTCCGCACCCGCCGGTGCCGCTGCCAACACATCCACTCCTCCGTCCAGCCCTTCGCAATGA
- a CDS encoding XRE family transcriptional regulator, whose protein sequence is MQTMKQSPDMKQQFAQTLRQAMENAGYAAKPAVLQREFNSRHPAEKPITLHGVRRWLMGETIPSYPKLQVLSDWLGVPVHDLMHGTTVPSGRPTKTPNPSRPMGYEDRQVVEAFLKLPAAPRRIARDVILAIARADEVGRSS, encoded by the coding sequence ATGCAGACCATGAAACAATCGCCTGACATGAAGCAGCAGTTCGCTCAAACACTGCGACAGGCTATGGAAAACGCTGGCTATGCGGCCAAGCCCGCCGTGCTACAGCGCGAGTTCAACAGCCGACACCCGGCCGAAAAGCCCATCACGCTGCATGGCGTGCGCCGCTGGTTGATGGGAGAGACCATTCCCAGCTATCCCAAGCTGCAGGTGCTATCCGATTGGCTGGGGGTGCCTGTCCACGACCTTATGCACGGCACAACCGTCCCTTCAGGCAGGCCGACGAAAACGCCCAATCCGTCTCGGCCCATGGGTTATGAAGACCGGCAGGTAGTCGAGGCGTTTCTCAAGTTGCCCGCTGCACCACGTCGCATCGCGCGGGATGTGATACTTGCCATCGCCCGTGCGGATGAGGTCGGCAGATCTTCGTGA
- a CDS encoding TIGR03750 family conjugal transfer protein, with product MPRRSIGTADAPSATPHTLQSPARGAPVTDRVNVEPAILNGITVTEAKVIGLLALAVFLLLGSIVAAFTGLWQVLGMLALFGPMAVLWFSSTWLARIKRGRPDGYYTQYLHLWAARQGWVRCRFIGHEGWWDLGRSFEGSLASPLQPPREVPKDSPSRTGAGKGT from the coding sequence ATGCCACGCAGATCCATCGGCACCGCGGACGCTCCGTCAGCCACGCCGCACACCTTGCAGTCGCCAGCGCGCGGTGCCCCGGTCACGGACCGTGTGAACGTGGAGCCGGCCATCCTGAACGGCATCACCGTGACGGAGGCCAAGGTCATCGGCCTGCTGGCGCTCGCCGTCTTCCTGCTCCTTGGCTCCATCGTCGCCGCGTTCACGGGCCTGTGGCAGGTTCTGGGCATGCTCGCGCTCTTCGGGCCGATGGCGGTGCTGTGGTTCTCCTCGACCTGGCTGGCGCGCATCAAGCGCGGTCGGCCCGATGGTTACTACACCCAGTACCTGCACCTCTGGGCCGCTCGCCAGGGATGGGTCCGGTGCCGCTTCATCGGGCACGAGGGCTGGTGGGACCTGGGCCGCTCCTTCGAGGGCTCTCTTGCCTCACCCTTGCAGCCACCGAGGGAAGTGCCAAAGGACTCGCCCAGCCGCACAGGGGCCGGCAAAGGCACCTGA
- a CDS encoding transglycosylase SLT domain-containing protein encodes MQTMLPRRSMVLGLLAGMPACVMCAEPNGPWLPYRLEDVKRIEPTGAQISRTPTAAMRRIEPVVQDMLSASMVQSHPPKAYAVTAGRMGVPPWLLFGVALQESKLKFGERTLPYPWTLCVRGQGLRYADYPETLAALKGFIARRVTNIDIGAMQVNWHWHGDKLKQPERALDPYPNLAVGAQILRGHFEAGGNWRRAIALYHTGSDNTHETLSRGARYADQVLQRLGRMGVPVSALLHSVPRPSSEASRAQA; translated from the coding sequence ATGCAGACGATGCTGCCACGCCGATCCATGGTGCTGGGTTTGCTGGCGGGCATGCCCGCTTGTGTCATGTGTGCAGAGCCCAACGGCCCATGGTTGCCCTACCGGCTCGAGGATGTGAAGCGGATCGAGCCGACAGGCGCGCAGATCTCGCGCACGCCGACCGCTGCGATGCGCCGCATCGAACCCGTAGTACAGGACATGCTCTCCGCATCCATGGTGCAGAGTCACCCACCGAAGGCCTACGCGGTCACCGCAGGGCGCATGGGCGTCCCGCCCTGGCTGCTCTTCGGCGTCGCCCTGCAGGAATCCAAGCTCAAGTTCGGCGAGCGCACCCTGCCCTACCCGTGGACGCTGTGCGTGCGTGGACAGGGACTGCGCTACGCCGACTACCCCGAGACGCTGGCCGCACTCAAGGGCTTCATCGCCCGCCGCGTGACCAACATCGACATCGGCGCGATGCAGGTCAACTGGCACTGGCATGGCGACAAGCTCAAGCAGCCCGAGCGCGCCCTCGATCCTTATCCCAACCTCGCCGTGGGAGCGCAGATCCTGCGCGGGCATTTCGAGGCGGGCGGCAACTGGCGCCGCGCCATCGCGCTCTATCACACGGGCTCGGACAACACCCACGAGACCCTCTCGCGCGGCGCGCGCTATGCCGATCAGGTGCTCCAGCGACTGGGGCGCATGGGCGTGCCCGTGTCTGCGCTGCTGCACAGCGTGCCGCGCCCATCTTCGGAGGCCTCGCGTGCACAGGCTTGA